In the genome of Photobacterium sp. TLY01, one region contains:
- the pdhR gene encoding pyruvate dehydrogenase complex transcriptional repressor PdhR has translation MTYKRIRQAKLSDVIEQELERLILEGIWSPGDQLPPERELARQFDVSRPSVREAIQRLEAKHLLTRRQGGGTFVSDQLWQSFSDPLLDLLAAHPETQLDLLESRHALEGLAAYYAALRGNEDDFDRIRACHSRIQEAQQQGDLKSEAAAVMQYLIAVTESAHNLVLLHIIRSLAPLLEQNVLQNFELLNRRPEVVEKVSKHRADIVHAIVSGQPEMAREASHAHLAYIEETLLDLTLEDSRRERSLRRIQQRKDGLD, from the coding sequence ATGACTTATAAGCGTATTCGCCAGGCCAAGCTCTCAGACGTCATAGAGCAAGAACTTGAGCGACTGATCCTGGAGGGGATATGGTCCCCCGGAGACCAACTGCCGCCTGAACGAGAGTTAGCGCGGCAGTTTGACGTTTCGCGCCCATCGGTACGCGAAGCAATTCAACGCTTAGAAGCCAAACATCTGCTGACCCGTCGTCAGGGGGGAGGTACCTTTGTGTCGGATCAGTTATGGCAGAGCTTTTCTGATCCCCTGCTGGATTTGCTGGCAGCCCATCCTGAAACACAACTCGACTTACTTGAATCCCGCCATGCCCTTGAAGGATTGGCGGCTTATTATGCCGCTCTGCGTGGCAATGAAGACGACTTCGACCGTATCCGCGCCTGTCACAGCCGGATACAGGAAGCCCAGCAACAGGGTGATCTCAAATCTGAAGCTGCCGCTGTGATGCAGTATCTGATTGCGGTGACCGAATCCGCACATAATCTGGTACTGCTGCATATCATCCGCAGTCTCGCCCCCTTGCTGGAACAAAACGTATTACAAAACTTTGAACTCCTGAACCGTCGCCCTGAGGTGGTGGAGAAGGTGAGCAAACACCGAGCCGATATTGTGCATGCGATCGTTTCCGGGCAGCCGGAAATGGCGCGTGAAGCATCGCATGCACATTTGGCTTATATCGAGGAAACATTGTTGGATTTAACGCTTGAAGATAGCAGACGTGAACGCTCTCTTCGCAGGATTCAACAACGCAAGGACGGGCTGGATTAA